Proteins from one Mus pahari chromosome 10, PAHARI_EIJ_v1.1, whole genome shotgun sequence genomic window:
- the LOC110328254 gene encoding U8 snoRNA-decapping enzyme: protein MEGDRKVELSEALALGPGWRHACHALLYAPDPRKLFGRIPMRFAVLMQMRFDGRLGFPGGFVDAQDSCLEDGLNRELREELGEAMSAFRVDRSDYRSSHIAARPRVVAHFYAKRLTLEQLQAVETRASQAKDHGLEVLGLVRVPLYILRDGVGGLPAFLENSFIGAAREQLLEALQDLELLDPGTIAKLKIPDSK from the exons ATGGAAGGGGATCGGAAAGTGGAGCTCAGCGAAGCCCTGGCGCTCGGGCCTGGCTGGCGCCACGCCTGCCATGCGCTGCTCTACGCGCCCGACCCCCGGAAGCTGTTCGGCCGCATCCCGATGCGCTTCGCCGTGCTG ATGCAGATGCGCTTCGACGGGCGCCTGGGCTTCCCTGGCGGCTTCGTGGACGCGCAGGACAGCTGCCTGGAGGACGGGCTGAACCGGGAACTGCGCGAGGAGCTGGGCGAAGCCATGTCTGCCTTCCGCGTGGACCGCTCTGATTACCGCAGCTCACACATCGCGGCCAGACCGCGCGTGGTGGCCCACTTCTATGCCAAGCGCCTGACTCTGGAACAGCTGCAGGCTGTGGAAACCAGGGCATCTCAAGCCAAGGACCATGGGCTGGAG GTGCTGGGCCTGGTGCGGGTACCCCTGTACATCCTCCGTGATGGTGTGggaggcctgcctgcctttctggaGAATTCCTTCATTGGAGCTGCCCGGGAGCAGCTACTAGAAGCCCTTCAGGACTTGGAACTTCTGGATCCTGGCACTATTGCAAAACTCAAGATCCCAGATTCTAAGTAG